A section of the Candidatus Aegiribacteria sp. genome encodes:
- a CDS encoding YitT family protein: SVFWFSEFLFSIFTAAGRAVSSFVLFIYSTREVMRVSIKNEVQDYAGILAGSVLFGVAYSWFLFPFRVSPGGVAGLAQVLYQWTGTSESIWMFGFNIPLFILGYIFIGKQFGIRSLVGMLMSNSMCWVFRPSHLSFLSSYGDIVHNIAGEGQLPRLAVFLTGNSEMDILLASIAGSSLLGIGLGLIFKFRGSTGGTDIPVAILKKYTGVSISAGYWMVESLIILAVGVAFKNPTIVIWAYLNLFLTSRMTDFASEGMPYVKAVMIITDKPDEVRDAIFDKLNRGVTFLKAEGGYKREEKDVIYVCIHRRQVMLLRRILKKIDSDAFMVLHDAYDVMGYGFKQRTLSF, encoded by the coding sequence TTAGTGTTTTCTGGTTTTCGGAGTTTTTATTCAGTATATTCACGGCTGCGGGCAGAGCTGTTTCAAGCTTTGTCCTTTTCATTTACAGCACCCGGGAGGTGATGAGAGTGAGTATTAAAAACGAAGTGCAGGATTACGCCGGTATTCTCGCCGGTTCTGTTCTTTTTGGAGTGGCCTATTCGTGGTTCCTTTTTCCATTTCGTGTATCTCCGGGCGGCGTCGCCGGATTGGCACAGGTTCTGTATCAGTGGACAGGCACGTCGGAGAGTATCTGGATGTTCGGATTCAATATACCGCTCTTCATCCTCGGATACATTTTTATCGGGAAGCAGTTCGGAATTCGAAGTCTTGTGGGAATGCTCATGTCGAATAGCATGTGCTGGGTTTTCCGGCCGTCCCATCTCTCATTCCTTTCCAGTTACGGGGATATTGTACACAACATAGCCGGCGAGGGGCAGCTTCCCCGTCTGGCGGTGTTTCTTACGGGTAATTCTGAGATGGACATACTTCTCGCGTCAATTGCCGGATCCTCATTGCTTGGAATAGGTCTTGGGCTGATTTTCAAATTCCGGGGTTCCACCGGCGGAACCGATATCCCTGTAGCCATTCTGAAGAAGTACACCGGTGTATCTATAAGCGCCGGTTACTGGATGGTCGAATCCCTCATCATTCTTGCGGTTGGAGTCGCATTTAAGAATCCGACTATCGTTATCTGGGCTTATCTTAACCTGTTCCTTACAAGCAGAATGACGGATTTTGCGTCAGAGGGAATGCCTTATGTAAAAGCAGTTATGATAATTACAGATAAACCCGATGAAGTTAGAGATGCCATATTCGATAAGCTCAACAGAGGAGTGACCTTTCTTAAAGCGGAGGGTGGATACAAAAGGGAAGAGAAGGATGTCATATACGTCTGCATTCACCGCAGGCAGGTAATGCTTCTCAGAAGAATTCTGAAAAAGATAGATTCCGATGCATTCATGGTTCTGCACGATGCTTACGATGTTATGGGATATGGTTTTAAACAGAGAACGTTATCTTTCTGA